A portion of the Candida dubliniensis CD36 chromosome R, complete sequence genome contains these proteins:
- a CDS encoding V-ATPase B subunit, putative (Similar to S. cerevisiae VMA2), with protein MSLSDKELFELNKKAVTEGFKIKPRINYNTVGGVNGPLVILDNVKFPRYNEIVNLTLPDGSVRQGQVLEVRGTKAIVQVFEGTSGIDVKKTRVEFTGENLKIPVSEDMLGRIFDGSGRPIDKGPKIFAEDYLDINGSPINPYARIYPEEMISTGVSAIDTMNSIARGQKIPIFSASGLPHNEIAAQICRQAGLVRPTKDVHDGHEENFSIVFAAMGVNLETSRFFKQDFEENGSLERTTLFLNLANDPTIERIITPRLALTTAEFLAYQTERHVLTILTDMSSYADALREVSAAREEVPGRRGYPGYMYTDLSTIYERAGRVEGRNGSITQVPILTMPNDDITHPIPDLTGYITEGQIFIDRQLHNRGIYPPINVLPSLSRLMKSAIGEGMTRKDHGDVSNQLYAKYAIGKDAAAMKAVVGEEALSTEDKLSLEFLEKFEKNFISQGAYENRSIFESLDLAWSLLRIYPKELLNRISPKILEEFYGRDREQDDDEDEEEDPDKSGDKLIDA; from the coding sequence ATGTCACTTTCTGATAAagaattgtttgaattaaacaaaaaagcaGTAACAGAGggtttcaaaatcaaaccaagaattaattataaCACTGTTGGTGGTGTCAATGGTCCATTGGTTATCTTAGACAATGTTAAATTCCCACGTTACAatgaaattgttaattTGACGTTGCCAGATGGCTCTGTGAGACAGGGGCAAGTTTTAGAAGTTAGAGGTACCAAGGCAATTGTTCAAGTTTTCGAAGGTACGTCAGGTATCGATGTTAAAAAAACCAGAGTTGAATTTACTggtgaaaatttgaaaattccTGTTTCCGAAGATATGTTGGGTAGAATTTTTGATGGTTCAGGTAGACCAATTGACAAAGGACCAAAGATATTTGCTGAAGACTATTTGGATATTAATGGATCACCAATTAATCCATATGCTCGTATTTATCCTGAAGAAATGATTTCCACTGGTGTTTCTGCAATTGATACTATGAACTCAATTGCTAGAGGTCAAAAAATCCCAATTTTCTCAGCCTCTGGTTTACCTCATAATGAAATTGCTGCCCAAATTTGTAGACAAGCAGGGTTGGTCAGACCAACAAAAGATGTCCACGATGGTCATGAAGAGAATTTCTCCATTGTGTTTGCTGCTATGGGTGTAAACTTGGAAACATcaagatttttcaaacaagATTTCGAAGAAAACGGGTCTTTGGAAAGAACTACcttgtttttgaatttggcTAATGATCCtacaattgaaagaattattacCCCACGTTTGGCTTTGACCACTGCTGAATTCTTGGCTTATCAAACTGAAAGACACGTTTTGACTATTTTGACAGATATGTCCTCTTATGCCGATGCCTTGAGAGAAGTCTCTGCTGCCAGAGAAGAAGTCCCAGGTAGAAGAGGTTATCCAGGTTATATGTACACTGATTTGTCAACAATCTATGAAAGAGCTGGTAGAGTTGAAGGTAGAAATGGTTCTATCACCCAAGTGCCAATTTTGACTATGcctaatgatgatattacCCATCCAATTCCTGATTTGACTGGTTATATTACTGAAGGTCAAATTTTCATTGATAGACAATTGCACAACAGAGGTATTTATCCGCCAATCAATGTGTTACCTTCATTATCACGTTTGATGAAATCTGCTATTGGTGAAGGTATGACCAGAAAGGATCACGGTGATGTATCCAATCAATTGTATGCTAAATATGCCATTGGTAAAGATGCTGCTGCAATGAAAGCTGTTGTTGGGGAAGAAGCGTTGTCTACAGAAGATAAATTGTCCTTAGAATTTTTGGagaaatttgaaaagaacTTCATTTCTCAAGGAGCCTACGAAAACAGATCTATTTTTGAATCTTTAGACTTGGCCTGGTCATTATTAAGAATCTATCCTAAGGAATTGTTAAATAGAATCAGTCCAAAGATTTTGGAAGAGTTCTACGGTAGAGATAGGGAacaagatgatgatgaagacgaagaagaagaccCAGATAAATCTGgtgataaattaattgatgctTAG
- a CDS encoding cytoplasmic protein phosphatase type 2C, putative (Similar to S. cerevisiae PTC4), whose product MGQLLSHPIEEKELDYKSYTNLTYCIGSMQGYRMTMEDAHDVKINEHENLAVFGVFDGHGGKNCSKYLAEHLPKLVFMKLNKLASAVFLKQIKDIDLKNVFDILKDSFFKIDKDLSHHANMVNCGSTATVVAMISNYIVVANTGDSRCIISKNGYAKPMSFDHKPSNMGERVRIENSNGYILNNRINEVLALSRAFGDFKFKLPYLSSSRNKYIKENQKLLGDKLITLPPELFQVTVEPDIMLYDMEKLDSPEFLVIACDGVWDCFKNDQLVKLIRDKLSLGWKLNKIVEYILNDSLTMANNYTGIGFDNMTLIIVAIHNKEGETMDDWYESMKEKILKEKGIMR is encoded by the coding sequence atgggtcaattattatcacaTCCAATTGAAGAGAAAGAATTGGATTATAAATCCTATACCAATTTGACGTACTGTATAGGGTCCATGCAAGGTTATCGAATGACTATGGAAGATGCTCATGATGTCAAAATAAACGAACATGAAAATTTGGCTGTATTTGGTGTTTTTGATGGTCATGGTGGTAAGAATTGCTCCAAATATTTAGCTGAGCATTTACCTAAACTTGTATTCATGAAGTTGAATAAACTTGCTAGTGCAGtctttttgaaacaaatcaaagatATAGATCTTAAGAAtgtatttgatattttaaagGACTCATTTTTTAAGATCGATAAGGATTTATCTCACCATGCAAACATGGTCAATTGTGGGTCTACAGCCACTGTAGTGGcaatgatttcaaattatattgttgttgccaACACCGGTGATTCACGTTGTATTATTTCAAAGAATGGATATGCCAAACCTATGTCATTTGATCACAAACCTAGTAATATGGGGGAAAGAGTCAGAATAGAGAATAGTAATGGATATATACTAAATAATAGAATTAATGAAGTTCTAGCATTGTCAAGAGCATTTGGTGATTTCAAGTTCAAACTACCATATTTGTCAAGTTcaagaaataaatatattaaagaaaatcaaaagcTATTGGGTGATAAGCTAATCACATTACCACCGGAATTGTTCCAAGTGACAGTTGAACCAGATATAATGCTATATGATATGGAAAAGTTAGATTCGCCTGAATTTTTAGTAATAGCTTGTGATGGGGTGTGGGattgtttcaaaaatgaCCAATTAGTTAAATTAATCAGAGATAAATTGAGTTTAGGatggaaattgaataaaattgtCGAGTACATACTAAATGACAGTTTAACCATGGCAAACAACTATACAGGAATTGGGTTTGACAATATGACATTGATTATAGTTGCCATACATAATAAAGAGGGCGAGACCATGGATGACTGGTATGAATCAATGAAggaaaaaatattgaaggAAAAGGGTATTATGAGGTga
- a CDS encoding aconitate hydratase, putative (Similar to S. cerevisiae ACO2) yields the protein MLRARSVLSGNVSRRALATQAFNFSVPPEYQSRTPPYSKLINNLSTVKKILKNQPLTLAEKILYSHLCNPEESLTSSNVSDIRGQQYLKLHPDRVAMQDASAQMALLQFMTCGMSSTAVPASIHCDHLIVGKDGAEEDLVKSIATNKEVFDFLQSCGEKYGIQFWGPGSGIIHQIVLENFAAPGLMMLGTDSHTPNAGGLGAIAIGVGGADAVDALTGTPWELKAPKILGVKLTGQLSGWSSPKDVITTLAGILTVRGGTGYIVEYFGDGVKTLSCTGMATICNMGAEIGATTSTFPYQEAHKRYLIETHREPIAEAADLVNSEFKFLQADERAEYDKVIEINLSELEPHVNGPFTPDLSTPISKFGETAQKEGWPETVSAGLIGSCTNSSYQDMSRAVSIIKQAEAVGLKPKIPFFVTPGSEQIRATIERDGLINTFESNGAIVLANACGPCIGQWDRTDVPKTSTDFNAIFTSFNRNFRARNDGNRNTMNFLTSPDMVTAMIYSGDMNFNPVTDSIKLPNGEEFRFQPPQGKDLPQSGFIPGRSEFYPEANPQPKPEVEVNVSPSSDRLQLLEPFQPWSGEELSTTVLLKVEGKCTTDHISAAGVWLKYKGHLENISYNTLIGAVNKETGEVNKAYDLNGDAYGIPELMIKWKDESRPWVVVAEHNYGEGSAREHAALSPRFLGGSVIFVKSFARIHETNLKKQGMLPLTFADENDYDRISSGDLLTTIDLKEMIAKDGNNGGTLRVKVTKRDGSEFEILAKHTMSKDQVEFFKAGSAINYIGNTKKGL from the coding sequence ATGTTAAGAGCCAGATCAGTATTAAGCGGCAACGTATCGAGACGTGCGTTAGCCACTCAAGCATTTAACTTTTCAGTTCCTCCAGAGTATCAATCGAGAACTCCACCATATTCtaaattgatcaacaacTTATCGACGGTtaagaaaatattgaaaaatcaaccATTGACATTAGCAGAAAAGATTTTATATTCACATTTATGCAATCCAGAAGAGAGTCTTACTTCATCCAACGTAAGTGATATAAGGGGCCAACAGTATTTGAAGTTGCACCCAGATAGAGTAGCCATGCAAGATGCTTCTGCTCAGATGGCATTATTACAATTTATGACGTGTGGTATGAGTTCTACCGCAGTTCCAGCCTCCATTCATTGTGACCATTTGATTGTCGGTAAAGATGGTGCCGAGGAAGATTTAGTTAAATCCATAGCAACAAATAAAGaggtttttgattttttgcAGAGTTGTGGTGAAAAATACGGTATTCAGTTTTGGGGACCAGGATCAGGTATCattcatcaaattgttttggAGAACTTTGCTGCACCAGGTTTGATGATGTTAGGTACCGATTCTCATACCCCCAATGCGGGCGGTTTGGGTGCAATTGCCattggtgttggtggtgcAGATGCTGTTGACGCATTGACTGGTACTCCTTGGGAATTAAAAGCACCAAAGATTTTGGGTGTCAAATTAACTGGACAATTATCTGGATGGAGTTCCCCCAAAGATGTAATCACTACATTGGCAGGTATTTTGACTGTCAGAGGTGGTACTGGATATATCGTAGAATACTTTGGTGATGGTGTTAAAACATTATCATGTACTGGTATGGCTACTATCTGTAATATGGGTGCCGAAATTGGTGCTACTACGTCGACTTTCCCATACCAAGAAGCCCACAAGAGGTATTTGATTGAGACACATAGAGAACCAATTGCCGAAGCTGCTGATTTGGTGAATTctgaatttaaatttttgcAAGCTGATGAAAGGGCAGAATACGATAAAGTCATTGAGATCAATCTTTCTGAATTAGAGCCCCATGTGAACGGGCCTTTTACCCCAGATTTGTCTACTCCGATTTCTAAATTCGGTGAGACCGCTCAAAAGGAAGGTTGGCCAGAAACCGTTTCTGCTGGGTTAATTGGTTCATGTACCAACTCTTCGTACCAAGACATGTCCCGTGCTGTTTCTATCATCAAACAAGCGGAAGCAGTTGGATTAAAACCCAAAATTCCTTTTTTTGTCACACCAGGGTCAGAACAAATCAGAGCCACAATTGAAAGAGATGGCTTAATAAACACTTTTGAGAGCAATGGTGCCATAGTGTTGGCTAATGCATGTGGACCATGTATTGGTCAATGGGACAGAACCGATGTCCCAAAGACATCAACAGACTTTAATGCCATTTTCACTTCATTCAACAGAAATTTCCGTGCCAGAAACGATGGTAACAGAAATACTATGAACTTTTTAACTTCTCCAGATATGGTCACAGCCATGATATATTCGGGAGATATGAATTTCAATCCAGTGACGgattcaatcaaattacCAAATGGTGAAGAGTTCAGATTCCAACCACCGCAAGGTAAAGATTTGCCACAATCTGGATTCATCCCTGGCCGTTCTGAATTTTACCCTGAAGCAAACCCACAACCAAAACCAGAAGTTGAAGTCAATGTATCACCAAGCTCAGATAGATTACAACTTTTGGAGCCTTTCCAACCATGGTCTGGTGAAGAGTTGTCAACCACAGTCTTATTAAAGGTCGAAGGAAAATGTACTACCGATCATATTTCAGCTGCTGGTGTCTGGTTGAAATACAAGGGTCATTTGGAAAACATTTCATATAACACATTGATCGGTGCTGTGAACAAAGAAACAGGTGAAGTTAACAAGGCTTATGATTTGAATGGTGATGCATACGGTATTCCTGAATTGATGATTAAATGGAAGGATGAATCTAGACCTTGGGTTGTAGTAGCCGAACATAATTATGGTGAAGGTTCTGCTAGAGAACACGCTGCATTATCACCTCGTTTCTTAGGAGGCTCAGTGATTTTCGTTAAATCTTTTGCTAGAATCCACGAAACCaatttgaagaaacaaGGAATGTTGCCATTAACTTTTGCAGACGAAAACGATTACGACAGAATTTCATCTGGTGATTTGTTGACAACTAtagatttgaaagaaatgatTGCCAAGGACGGTAACAATGGAGGTACTTTACGTGTTAAAGTTACTAAAAGAGATGGTtctgaatttgaaattttagCCAAACATACAATGTCCAAAGACCAAGTTGAGTTCTTTAAAGCAGGTTCTGCTATCAATTACATTGGTAACACAAAAAAGGGATTGTAA
- a CDS encoding glycosyl hydrolase, putative, which translates to MRIPLINRNSIEGCKDYKPPQTFPIGPFQKWRHNPIMKPDPNVEWESGYLYNATAIVVDDKVFMLYRAQNKEKLSSIGIAWSEDGINFEKHKKPVITATESYEQGGGCEDPRIVRDPVSKLFVVTYTSYDRITARLCVATSEDLFHWTKHGPIVPPYWQDIAVESNGKNLIRNNWSKSGAIFTERAPDGKYYMIWGDSELHLAESMDLVNWKLTNNSVNWNTWAKAIFIRENKLLESGPAPVKMAGKSNQWIFVYNAATTGGGDLPKNAYTVNQMLVDYNDIHKGPVARLEQPVLKPESANEKEGQVNQVVFCEGLVQFKGQWFMYFGQGDSELGVAIAPVN; encoded by the coding sequence ATGAGAATTCCATTGATTAACCGAAACTCAATTGAAGGTTGTAAGGATTACAAGCCTCCGCAGACTTTCCCAATTGGTCCATTTCAAAAATGGCGTCATAACCCAATAATGAAACCAGACCCAAATGTTGAATGGGAAAGTGGCTATTTATATAATGCTACTGCAATTGTGGTAGATGATAAGGTTTTCATGTTATATAGAGCCCAAAATAAAGAGAAGctttcttcaattggtATTGCTTGGTCCGAAGATGGTATTAATTTTGAGAAACATAAGAAACCAGTCATCACTGCCACTGAGTCCTACGAACAGGGAGGTGGATGCGAGGATCCACGAATTGTAAGAGATCCCGTGTCAAAGTTATTTGTCGTCACCTACACATCCTATGATCGAATTACTGCAAGATTATGTGTTGCGACGCTGGAAGATTTGTTTCATTGGACCAAACATGGACCTATAGTCCCACCATATTGGCAAGATATCGCCGTGGAAAGTAACGgaaagaatttgattagAAACAATTGGCTGAAATCGGGAGCCATATTCACTGAAAGGGCACCCGATGGGAAATACTACATGATTTGGGGCGATTCAGAACTACACCTTGCAGAATCAATGGATTTGGTGAATTGGAAACTCACAAATAATTCTGTCAATTGGAATACCTGGGCAAAGGCAATTTTCATTCGTGAAAATAAACTTCTTGAAAGTGGACCAGCCCCAGTGAAAATGGCAGGGAAGTCTAATCAATGGatatttgtttataatGCAGCTACTACTGGTGGTGGCGACCTTCCCAAAAATGCCTACACTGTCAATCAAATGCTAGTTGATTACAATGACATCCATAAAGGACCCGTGGCAAGATTGGAACAACCTGTTTTAAAACCAGAGCTGgcaaatgaaaaagaaggtCAGGTAAACCAAGTGGTTTTCTGCGAAGGTTTGGTACAGTTCAAGGGTCAATGGTTTATGTATTTTGGTCAAGGTGATTCTGAGTTGGGCGTTGCTATAGCCCCTGTAAATTAA
- a CDS encoding GTPase-activating protein, putative (Similar to S. cerevisiae GYP6): protein MLKENEIISRALVTIDNFKGSLKAFKSSITAGEYTQLHMPNCFSRTLVWKVCLITDSLKISTWESKLNDSRVVFGQLISRDDMKLPWNKLDPDSMFYHSGDLSGKSSITRKSSLQNPKGLHKVSLLRVNTTEDPLTSSARSSSYVNTGDDLELLQTIILDIDRLFPGEGFFNESNQYSIHCKKQLIEILYLWSKCNPQVGYKQGLHEILGLIYMNLSQESVDISQTNTFSSDDMKILSLYDIHYLCHDVFTIFNKFMLQSGNITHFYASEDALWKSIEKFNACLMKIDQFIHYTLSTKLNLEAQLWIIRYLRLLLLRELGSDLETTMLLWDKLVSLQLPINSGNSISAIPDILNFMIIQLLIQVKTDILSSDFSECLSILLHYPFKPASHTEKHEFVKRLFKDAVKLYEKRNDDLKLYEYGIRLNNRYNPNLRILMNYSNGERSSSESVNSSRAASPAPSTNPPPTSAPPLLSSSRNDNMKFEKMRLEMRLKKKAQSMINHPK from the coding sequence ATgctaaaagaaaatgagaTTATATCTCGAGCGCTTGTTACTATTGACAATTTCAAGGGAAGTTTAAAGGCATTTAAATCATCGATTACTGCTGGGGAGTACACTCAACTCCACATGCCCAACTGTTTTTCACGAACATTGGTATGGAAAGTATGTTTAATTACTGACAGTCTCAAGATCAGTACCTGGGAATCCAAACTTAACGATTCCAGAGTTGTTTTTGGGCAGCTAATCAGCAGGGATGATATGAAATTGCCATGGAACAAGCTTGATCCGGATAGTATGTTTTACCATTCTGGGGATTTGTCCGGAAAATCGAGTATAACTAGGAAACTGTCACTACAGAATCCAAAAGGGTTACATAAGGTGTCACTTCTTAGAGTAAATACTACAGAGGATCCATTGACATCATCAGCTCGATCGCTGAGCTATGTCAACACTGGCGATGATCTTGAATTGCTTCAAACCATCATACTAGATATCGATCGTTTATTTCCCGGTGAAGGTTTTTTCAACGAATCCAATCAATATTCCATTCATTGCAAAAAACAGTTGATTGAGATACTATACTTATGGTCTAAATGTAACCCGCAAGTGGGGTACAAACAGGGTTTACACGAAATATTGGGTTTGATATACATGAACTTGTCACAAGAATCTGTGGATATTTCTCAGACAAACACGTTTTCTAGCGACGATATGAAAATACTTAGTCTCTATGATATTCACTACTTATGTCATGACGTTTTTACaatattcaacaaatttatgTTACAGAGTGGCAATATAACACATTTTTACGCAAGTGAAGATGCATTATGGAagtcaattgaaaaattcaacgCGTGCTTGATGAAAATTGACCAATTTATTCATTACACATTAAGCACAAAGCTAAACTTAGAGGCCCAATTATGGATAATCAGATATCTAAGATTATTGTTGCTTCGAGAATTAGGAAGTGATTTGGAAACCACAATGTTGTTGTGGGACAAATTGGTATCACTACAATTACCTATAAATCTGGGAAATAGTATTTCCGCAATTCCCGACATATTGAATTTCATGATAATTCAGTTGCTTATACAAGTCAAGACAGACATATTATCGAGCGATTTCAGTGAATGCTTGTCAATATTGTTGCATTATCCATTTAAACCTGCATCTCATACAGAAAAACACGAGTTTGTGAAAAGACTATTCAAGGATGCAGTGAAACTTTACGAGAAACGAAACGATGATTTGAAACTATATGAATATGGTATACGGTTGAATAACAGATATAACCCGAATTTGAGAATTCTTATGAATTATTCAAACGGTGAAAGAAGCAGTAGCGAGTCAGTGAACTCCAGTCGTGCTGCCAGTCCAGCACCTAGCACCAATCCTCCACCTACTAGTGCACCGCCATTACTTTCTAGCTCACGTAATGACAATatgaaatttgaaaagatGAGATTGGAAATGAgactaaagaaaaaagcCCAGCTGATGATTAACCACCCTAAGTAG
- a CDS encoding vacuolar protein sorting-associated protein, putative (Similar to S. cerevisiae VPS75) → MAEKDEGKRLQLSLDKLGDWEKEMSQVERDAEIYRIKKTQPMYAKRRSILKEIPKFWYIVLAENDDFADYISPDDLKYLEYIDDIYVYYPVVYEEADHFKDFNITITFGKNPYIPEQEITKKFKILIQEDGDERIVSEPVEVQWPNELSKINPSAIKEKYKGKDKKDMSAKDKKNYRLGMKSFFSWFNWTGEKPGKEFRNGEDLATLLSEDLYLNALKYYIIALSPDEDDDANDEEDTTEGEELDLSDDDVEEQELSKKRPLEGEEEEEEVENERNAKKSK, encoded by the coding sequence ATGGCAGAGAAAGACGAAGGAAAACGCCTTCAATTGAGCTTGGATAAACTTGGTGATTGGGAGAAAGAGATGAGCCAAGTGGAGAGGGATGCCGAAATCTATAGAATTAAAAAGACACAACCAATGTATGCCAAAAGACGTTctattttgaaagaaattcCAAAATTCTGGTACATTGTTTTAGctgaaaatgatgatttcGCTGATTACATCAGTCCTGATGATTTAAAGTATTTAGAGTACATTGACGATATCTATGTTTATTATCCAGTTGTTTATGAGGAGGCAGATCATTTTAAGGATTTCAACATAACTATAACTTTTGGTAAGAATCCTTATATCCCTGAACAGGAAATAAcgaaaaaattcaaaattttaataCAAGAGGATGGAGATGAACGTATAGTGTCAGAACCAGTTGAAGTGCAATGGCCCAATGAGTTGAGCAAAATTAATCCGTCTgcaattaaagaaaagtaTAAAGGCAAAGACAAAAAGGATATGTCAGCAAAGGACAAGAAAAACTATAGATTAGGGATGAAATCGTTCTTCTCGTGGTTCAATTGGACTGGAGAAAAGCCAGGTAAAGAGTTTAGAAACGGAGAAGATTTGGCCACTTTGTTATCCGAGGACTTATATTTGAACGCGTTAAAGTATTATATTATAGCATTGTCACCGGATGAAGACGATGATGCAAATGATGAAGAGGACACAACTGAAGGTGAAGAATTGGACTTGAGTGACGATGATGTAGAGGAACAAGAGCTTTCCAAAAAGAGACCTTTGgaaggagaagaagaagaagaagaagtagaaaATGAACGCAATGcaaaaaaatccaaataa
- a CDS encoding inositol phosphosphingolipids phospholipase C, putative (Similar to S. cerevisiae ISC1), with protein sequence MSLDDLGGSKVVSEPKKQFIKLLTFNTWGLKFISKHRKERLRAIADALANPKSPDEDYDIVALQEIWCEEDWQYLDLVCRPRYPYRRVFKAGIVSGPGLAVLSKISIAETFLYRFPINGRPSAFFRGDFYVGKSIAVTMFQPHHPDILPIALLNSHMHAPYGSGDASYSTHRACQAWDFAKLVRMLKKAGYAVIQVGDLNSKPDSLPYKLFTVEGGLTDSWNVLNADNVVPNDQIATLSLEDQISLAGVTCNSRLNTWRESRPLWEACRLDYALIDASNITPVAAQVKFVDKLPPPLSCSYSDHFAYSVDLVIRPKEERIGSADEVSDNEEKESVYRELLAEISQYRRFTIPFQILWRKLHFIISIIFVVGMHVAVVFVANAAAWVSVIFLFLTTLVVVTGLINGLIWYMGVRAESRALQEVQMEVEDAYTYIRKKEV encoded by the coding sequence ATGAGTCTAGATGATCTTGGTGGTTCAAAGGTTGTTAGTGAACCtaaaaaacaattcattaaaCTTTTAACATTTAACACTTGGGGTCTAAAATTTATATCAAAGCATAGAAAGGAGAGATTGCGAGCAATTGCAGATGCTCTTGCAAATCCCAAGAGTCCTGATGAAGATTATGACATAGTTGCTTTACAAGAGATTTGGTGTGAAGAAGATTGGCAGTACTTAGATTTAGTGTGTCGTCCGCGATATCCGTATAGACGAGTCTTTAAAGCTGGTATAGTAAGTGGTCCTGGGTTGGCTGTTTTGTCAAAGATTTCCATTGCCGAAACTTTTCTTTACCGGTTCCCCATCAATGGCCGGCCATCCGCATTTTTCAGAGGTGACTTTTATGTTGGTAAAAGTATTGCAGTTACCATGTTCCAGCCACACCACCCTGATATTTTGCCAATTGCATTACTAAACTCCCATATGCATGCTCCCTATGGTTCTGGAGATGCCAGTTACTCTACTCATAGAGCCTGCCAAGCCTGGGACTTTGCCAAATTGGTTCGaatgttgaaaaaagcGGGGTATGCAGTAATTCAAGTCGGTGATTTAAATTCTAAGCCAGACTCGTTGCCATACAAACTATTTACCGTTGAAGGTGGACTAACCGATTCTTGGAATGTTTTGAACGCGGATAATGTTGTTCCAAATGACCAAATAGCTACACTTTCTCTTGAGGACCAAATATCGTTAGCAGGCGTGACATGCAATTCTAGGCTTAACACGTGGAGGGAATCCAGACCACTTTGGGAGGCCTGTCGTTTGGATTATGCACTAATTGATGCTTCTAATATCACACCAGTGGCTGCTCAGGTTAagtttgttgataaattaccCCCTCCTCTTTCTTGCTCCTACTCAGACCATTTTGCGTACAGCGTGGATTTGGTGATTAGGCCAAAGGAAGAAAGAATTGGACTGGCTGATGAAGTTTCagataatgaagaaaaggAATCGGTTTATAGAGAACTTTTGGCTGAAATATCTCAATACCGAAGATTCACAATCCCATTCCAAATACTTTGGCGAAAGTTGCATTTTATAATATCGAtcatatttgttgttggaatGCATGTTGCAGTGGTTTTTGTTGCAAACGCAGCAGCTTGGGTTTCTGTgatctttttgtttttgactacattggtggtggtgacaGGTTTAATCAATGGGTTAATATGGTATATGGGGGTCCGGGCTGAGCTGAGAGCTTTACAGGAAGTACAAATGGAAGTGGAAGATGCTTATACTTATATCAGGAAGAAGGAGGTATAG
- a CDS encoding transcription elongation factor, putative (Similar to S. cerevisiae ELF1) — protein sequence MGKRKSSSRKPAKKIKQTLDTTFTCLFCNHEKSVICTIDKKNLLGELHCKICGQSFQTAIHSLSQPVDIYSDWIDACEDLAEEAERNGNDEEGDVYSDGDDNTSTNNGSGRHDKDPILDSEDEDDENF from the coding sequence ATGGGTAAAAGAAAGTCATCATCACGTAAACCAGCAAAGAAGATCAAGCAAACACTTGATACCACATTTACatgtttgttttgtaatCATGAGAAATCAGTCATTTGTACAATAGATaagaagaatttattaGGTGAATTGCACTGTAAAATATGTGGGCAAAGTTTTCAAACTGCTATACATTCATTATCCCAACCAGTGGATATATATAGTGACTGGATTGATGCTTGTGAGGATTTAGCAGAAGAAGCAGAAAGAAACggtaatgatgaagaaggtGATGTTTATTCTGATGGGGATGACAATACTAGTACCAATAATGGTTCTGGAAGACATGACAAAGACCCCATCCTAGATTCTGAAGAcgaagatgatgaaaatttttaa